The Tripterygium wilfordii isolate XIE 37 chromosome 17, ASM1340144v1, whole genome shotgun sequence genome has a window encoding:
- the LOC119982016 gene encoding protein LIGHT-DEPENDENT SHORT HYPOCOTYLS 10-like: MSSERGKDIAEESSDHQQSVTPSRYESQKRRDWNTFGQYLKNQRPPVALSQCNSNHVLDFLRYLDQFGKTKVHVQGCMFYGQPDPPAPCTCPLRQAWGSLDALIGRLRAAYEENGGSPETNPFASGAIRVYLREVRDCQAKARGIPYKKKKKKPTSSQGKGSTADESSSTMHFS; the protein is encoded by the coding sequence ATGTCAAGTGAAAGAGGTAAGGACATAGCAGAAGAATCAAGTGATCATCAACAGTCGGTGACACCGAGCCGATATGAGTCACAAAAGAGAAGGGATTGGAACACTTTTGGTCAGTACTTGAAGAACCAGAGGCCTCCAGTGGCACTCTCACAGTGCAATAGCAATCATGTGCTGGATTTCCTAAGGTACCTTGATCAGTTTGGAAAGACTAAGGTTCATGTACAAGGTTGTATGTTCTATGGACAACCCGACCCGCCCGCCCCGTGTACTTGCCCTTTAAGACAAGCTTGGGGAAGCCTTGATGCACTTATTGGAAGGCTTAGAGCTGCCTATGAAGAAAATGGAGGATCACCAGAGACTAATCCCTTCGCCAGTGGCGCTATTCGGGTTTATTTAAGGGAAGTGAGAGATTGTCAAGCTAAAGCAAGAGGGATTCcttataagaagaagaagaagaaaccaacTAGTAGTCAAGGCAAAGGGAGTACTGCAGATGAATCAAGCTCCACAATGCACTTCTCTTGA